In Thermococcus sp., the DNA window ACCTTCTTCAAGGTTCATGAATATGTCCACTATTCTATCAGCCCACCTCTCGAATAGGCTTGGATGATAGTTCTGGATAAGCTTAACAAACAGCTCAACATCTCCTGTGAAATAGTACTTTACAAACTTCCCATCTTTTATGCTTCGGACGAGGTTCAGCTCCTTCAGATTGCCGATGTAGTAATTCACAGTGGGTGGTGAGAGACCAAGCTCACTGCAGAGTTCCTTTTGAGTGGCCCCGGGATTTGCTATTATATACATGATTATCCCCCTCACGTTCTCACTGGAAAGCAGGGAGAGGATGTCCTTTTCCCTTTCATCGAAGATACCCCTAGGGAAGTAATGCTTCCTCAACCCGCTCCTCTTTGATGTTACCAATCCCTGCTTTTCGAGCCTTTGGATATGATACTGGAGGTCACCCTTAGCAAGACCCAGCCGGGGGACAGTTCATTGAAGCTGAGGCCAGGGTTTTCCCTGATGAAATTGAGGACGCGCTTGGTGCGTTCGTTGAGCTCATTACTGCCCATCGTTACCTCGTGTACGTATGTTTCAAGTCTTAATTAAGGTTTTGTGGTCCAGTTTTAGAAATGTTCCTATGGCTGTATCCCCGATATAAATGGATTAAAACTTGGATATTTCAAAAACTGGACTAATACTTCGAGAACTGAGCCAGAAGGGCTATATAATAGCTTTTCATATATAGATCTAAGAACACGAAGGGGGTGATAAGTCGTGAGGATATGGAAGTTCAACATAGGGTTAAAGGTCGCGGCATTAATGGCGGCGCTGATAATGGCAGTGAGCATCGGAGCATTTGCAATGGCCGCAAACGCCACCGGGAAGAACGTTCAGTCACCCAGTTATACGGGTAGCATAAAACTTGCCCAGAGTCCCAACCTGAGCGAGAGCCAGGAAGCAAAGGTCCTTCAGAAACTTGCAAAGATAACTCCGGAGCAGGCCAAAAGCGCAGCGCTTGCGGAGGTGAAGGGAACTGCAGTCAAAGTAAGCTTGGAGGATGAGAATGGATACCTTGTCTACTCCGTGGAGGTTAAAACGGCCAAGGGCCTCATGAAGGACGTGAAAGTTGACGCCGGGAACGGAAAGGTGCTCCACATAGACAGCGGAAGCGACATGGAGAAGGAGAAAGAGACCTCCGAAAGCAACATGGAGAAAGAGAGCACGAATGAGCTTAAGGAGAAAAATTCTGGCGAAGTAGCGGACACCGACAGTTTAAAAGAAGGAGTGCAACAGGGTTCAAATGGGGAAGTGCAACAGGGGGGAGAAAACTGACCCCCTACACCATTTTACATTTCTAAAAGTGTACCAGTTAGCTTTTTATGAGTTAATATTCCAATAGAATGGTGAGGAGAGATGATAGACATTAACACCTACACCGCTGTTATCACCTCCTTGGACGGTAAGGCCTTGGAGCTTTTGGGGATAGCGGTGGCTACATATTACATAAGCGTGCTTATCTATGCCCTTCGGTGGAAGATAGTTCTCGGGGGGATGGGAGAGACCATCCCACTGGGTGACCTCCTGAAGATAAACCTCTCCTCCATCTTCGTTAACAATATAACCCCCATGAGTCGGGGGGGCGGTGAAATTTTAAGAATCACCTGGGTTTCAAAGAAGCACAGGGTTCCCGTGGCCGTCTCAACCGTCAGCATACTCTATGAGAGGATATCGGAGATCGTGCCCGTGCTCATACTTGCGGTGCTGGGGATCTCCTACTTTGCGACTCACCTTCGCCTTCTTCTCATAATCCTCTCAGCCCTCATGGTCTTGATATTGTTCAAATGGGACAGGGTAGTTGTACTCTCAGTCCGGCTCTTTAAGATCAAGCTAACGCAGGACGACCTCGTGAGGATGCTCGAACTCAAGCGAAAGCCAACGGTGAACATGCTTACAATTAGCCTGAGTTCGGCAGTGTGGTTTCTGGATGTTATGAGACTTAAACTTATAGCAATGGCCTTTGGATGGAACCCCCCGCTCACGTTCCTCTCAGTTGTCTCATTGGCCAATTTACTGTTTGGCCTGCTGGCCTTCACACCGGGAGGTATTGGCATAGTTGAGGGTGGGCTGTTGGGAACCCTCACGTACTTTGGTATTCCCTCAACACTTGCCATCTCCGTAACCCTGCTTGAGAGGTTCATCTCCTACGTATCAAGCACTGTTGTAGGTTTTATCACCCTGATGACATCTGGAGGTGTCGAAATATGGAAAGCCTTAAGATCGCGTTAGTCTCGGACTGGTTCTTCCCGAGTGTTGGTGGAATAGAATACCATATCCACGACCTTGCCACACAGCTCACACACTTGGGACATGATGTCCATGTGATTACTCGGTTTGGTGATTACCCCGATGAAAAACTCCCCTATGAAGTTCACCGCTTTAAGGGTAGGATAACGATGGATGGTTCCTACGTGAGCATAGGAGCAGGCGTGTTGAAAAAGGTGAACGAGTTATACAAAAGAGAACACTTTGATATAACCCACAGTCACAGCATATACTCCCCGATGGCCGTTGGAGTCACTAACCTGTCCGGCGGCATAAGGGGCGTTCCGAGTGTAATAACAGACCACTCCCTTCTTGGAGACTCTATTTTGAACCCAATGTATATTATGCTCCTGCGGTTCTCACTTCGCAAGGTCGATTCGTTCATAGCCGTTAGCAATGCAGTCGAAAAGGATATACGTTCAATCCTCGGTAAAAGCCTGAGGAACAGAGAAATCTACCTTATTCCCAACGGGATAGACACAGAATTCTGGAGGCCTTCAGAGGACAGAGAGAAGAGGAAGGAAGCCCTTGGCTTGAGGGGGGTTGTGGTAACTACCACCTCACGCTTAACGAAGAGGAAGAGAACTCATGTGATCCCGAAAATTGCAAGGGGAATAAAGAAGGAATACGGAAAGGACGTAACGTTCCTAATAATCGGGGATGGACCCGAGAGGAACAATATCGAACGTCTCATCAGGAAATATGATGTTGGAGACGTTGTTAAACTTCTAGGAAGGCAACCAAGGGTAAACGTGAGAGAATACCTACAGGCAAGTGATGTATACTTCTCGCCCACCGTTTACGAGGCGTTTGGAATAGCCGCACTAGAAGCATTGGCATGTGGCGTTCCGGTGGTTGCTAATAACCACGGGGGGATAAGCGAGATTGTGGAGCACGGGAAAACCGGTTTGGTTTCCAA includes these proteins:
- a CDS encoding winged helix-turn-helix domain-containing protein — protein: MRKHYFPRGIFDEREKDILSLLSSENVRGIIMYIIANPGATQKELCSELGLSPPTVNYYIGNLKELNLVRSIKDGKFVKYYFTGDVELFVKLIQNYHPSLFERWADRIVDIFMNLEEGV
- a CDS encoding PepSY domain-containing protein produces the protein MRIWKFNIGLKVAALMAALIMAVSIGAFAMAANATGKNVQSPSYTGSIKLAQSPNLSESQEAKVLQKLAKITPEQAKSAALAEVKGTAVKVSLEDENGYLVYSVEVKTAKGLMKDVKVDAGNGKVLHIDSGSDMEKEKETSESNMEKESTNELKEKNSGEVADTDSLKEGVQQGSNGEVQQGGEN
- a CDS encoding lysylphosphatidylglycerol synthase transmembrane domain-containing protein, which encodes MIDINTYTAVITSLDGKALELLGIAVATYYISVLIYALRWKIVLGGMGETIPLGDLLKINLSSIFVNNITPMSRGGGEILRITWVSKKHRVPVAVSTVSILYERISEIVPVLILAVLGISYFATHLRLLLIILSALMVLILFKWDRVVVLSVRLFKIKLTQDDLVRMLELKRKPTVNMLTISLSSAVWFLDVMRLKLIAMAFGWNPPLTFLSVVSLANLLFGLLAFTPGGIGIVEGGLLGTLTYFGIPSTLAISVTLLERFISYVSSTVVGFITLMTSGGVEIWKALRSR
- a CDS encoding glycosyltransferase family 4 protein, coding for MESLKIALVSDWFFPSVGGIEYHIHDLATQLTHLGHDVHVITRFGDYPDEKLPYEVHRFKGRITMDGSYVSIGAGVLKKVNELYKREHFDITHSHSIYSPMAVGVTNLSGGIRGVPSVITDHSLLGDSILNPMYIMLLRFSLRKVDSFIAVSNAVEKDIRSILGKSLRNREIYLIPNGIDTEFWRPSEDREKRKEALGLRGVVVTTTSRLTKRKRTHVIPKIARGIKKEYGKDVTFLIIGDGPERNNIERLIRKYDVGDVVKLLGRQPRVNVREYLQASDVYFSPTVYEAFGIAALEALACGVPVVANNHGGISEIVEHGKTGLVSNNDDELMQNLMSLIADEERRQEMGKNARKSVENHFSWEAVVSQVFNAYKETMDQANEEPFVLYKLHQTLKRGIANAGVFNL